The Primulina eburnea isolate SZY01 chromosome 8, ASM2296580v1, whole genome shotgun sequence genome contains a region encoding:
- the LOC140839237 gene encoding zinc finger BED domain-containing protein RICESLEEPER 2-like, whose protein sequence is MDVDGSCSVRQPSMGTKTCADSKVKATKRKPVQSRSEAGAIEGEVSLSSWKFDQDACRKALTKMIIMDELPFKFVERDGFKLFMATTCPKFRIPSRWSVARDCVELYRIERENLKCLLNTLSQRVCLTTDSWTSIQNINYMCLTAHFIDKDWKLHKRIINFCPITSHKGEAISLAIENCLRGWEIDRVFTITVDNASSNDVAINNLKKNMANWDSTMLKGEYIHMRCVAHIINLIVVDGLKEINESVSRVRNAVKYVRQSPSRLIKFKECVEIEKIESKNSLCLDVSTR, encoded by the exons atgGACGTTGATGGTAGTTGTTCAGTACGACAACCTTCAATGGGGACAAAAACATGTGCTGATTCAAAAGTAAAGGCAACCAAACGAAAACCTGTCCAATCAAGAAGTGAG GCAGGTGCAATAGAGGGTGAGGTTAGCTTGAGTTCTTGGAAATTTGATCAGGATGCATGTAGAAAAGCTTTGACTAAAATGATTATAATGGATGAATTGCCTTTCAAATTTGTAGAGAGAGATGgctttaaattatttatggccACTACATGTCCAAAGTTTCGAATTCCTTCAAGATGGAGTGTTGCACGTGACTGTGTTGAATTATATAGAATTGAAAGAGAAAATTTGAAATGTTTGTTGAATACTTTGTCACAGAGAGTTTGTTTGACCACTGATTCATGGACCTCAATTCAAAACATCAACTATATGTGTCTAACAGCCCACTTTATTGATAAAGATTGGAAGTTACACAAAAGAATTATCAATTTTTGTCCAATTACAAGTCATAAAGGTGAGGCAATTAGTTTAGCAATTGAAAATTGTTTGAGGGGTTGGGAAATTGACAGAGTTTTCACAATTACAGTTGATAATGCAAGTTCAAATGATGTGgctataaataatttaaaaaagaaTATGGCTAATTGGGATTCTACTATGTTGAAGGGAGAATACATTCATATGAGGTGTGTAGCTCATATAATCAATTTGATTGTTGTTGATGGATTAAAAGAGATAAATGAATCTGTGTCGAGGGTCAGGAATGCAGTTAAATATGTTAGACAATCCCCCTCCAGATTAATCAAGTTCAAAGAATGTGTAGAGATTGAAAAAATTGAAAGCAAGAATTCTTTGTGTTTGGATGTATCTACTAGATAG